A portion of the Malania oleifera isolate guangnan ecotype guangnan chromosome 3, ASM2987363v1, whole genome shotgun sequence genome contains these proteins:
- the LOC131150661 gene encoding uncharacterized protein LOC131150661, with product MGEDGSWSLLGHLKRTVKKIRFLLSFDVGRLHLSSILGGVARHKPRRRLSFDDRKEGLRVCTEEDDEERDGSVRQRRLERARSYASAGGSSFSSSDGDVDRKADMFIANFYRQLRLERQISLELRYYRRGNSFESSDESASSSSIRDR from the coding sequence ATGGGTGAGGACGGGAGTTGGTCGCTGCTCGGCCACCTGAAAAGGACGGTGAAGAAGATACGCTTCCTTCTGAGCTTCGACGTCGGCCGGCTGCACCTATCGTCGATATTGGGCGGCGTCGCCCGGCACAAACCGCGCCGCCGGCTGAGCTTCGACGACCGCAAGGAGGGTTTGAGGGTGTGTACGGAGGAAGACGACGAAGAGCGCGACGGCTCAGTGCGGCAGCGCCGTCTTGAACGGGCCAGGAGCTACGCTTCCGCCGGCGGATCTTCTTTTTCCTCGTCGGACGGAGATGTCGATCGGAAGGCGGATATGTTCATAGCTAATTTCTACCGGCAGCTGCGGCTGGAGAGGCAGATATCTTTGGAGCTACGGTACTACCGCCGGGGGAATAGCTTTGAGAGTAGCGATGAATCGGCTTCATCTTCTTCCATTCGTGATCGATGA